A single window of Martelella sp. NC20 DNA harbors:
- the lpxB gene encoding lipid-A-disaccharide synthase, with protein MHKPLKIGIVAGEVSGDLLGADLIAALRTLHGGPVELVGVGGDGLAGQGLASLFDYSELSIMGFTQVIARLPQLLRRIRQTADALIAARPDIIVIIDSPDFTHRVARRVRAAAPGIPIVDYVCPSVWAWKEYRARDMLAYVDHVLAVLPFEPAAMERLGGPPTTYVGHRLSEEPGVLAARRQPRLERAQSSATIMLLPGSRKSEIKALAPLFRDVAAELAARNDKCRFILPTVTRREQQVRAEIADWPVKPALFVGDEAKWEAFAMADAAVAASGTVVLELALSGIPAVSAYKADFIGRFMLKKITIWSASLPNLIADAPLVPEYFNDTIRAGALARWMELLTRDSLQRRGMIEGFERVMALMQTEIPPGKHAATIVLDVLAEKGAS; from the coding sequence GTGCACAAGCCATTGAAAATCGGGATTGTCGCCGGCGAGGTTTCGGGCGACCTGCTCGGCGCTGATCTGATCGCGGCGTTGAGGACGTTGCACGGCGGGCCGGTGGAGCTGGTTGGCGTCGGCGGCGACGGCCTTGCCGGGCAGGGGCTGGCGTCGCTGTTCGATTACAGCGAATTGTCGATCATGGGGTTCACCCAGGTGATCGCCCGCCTGCCGCAATTGTTGCGTCGCATCCGCCAGACCGCCGACGCTCTGATTGCGGCCCGGCCCGATATCATCGTCATCATCGACAGCCCCGATTTCACCCATCGCGTGGCAAGGCGCGTGCGCGCGGCCGCGCCCGGCATTCCGATCGTCGATTATGTCTGCCCCAGCGTGTGGGCCTGGAAGGAATACCGCGCGCGCGACATGCTGGCCTATGTCGACCACGTGCTGGCCGTACTGCCGTTCGAGCCGGCGGCAATGGAGCGGCTCGGCGGGCCGCCGACCACTTATGTCGGGCATCGGCTGAGCGAGGAGCCGGGCGTGCTTGCGGCACGGCGACAGCCGCGGCTGGAGCGGGCGCAATCGTCTGCGACCATCATGCTGCTGCCCGGTTCGCGCAAATCCGAGATCAAAGCGCTGGCGCCGCTGTTTCGCGATGTCGCGGCGGAACTTGCCGCGCGAAACGACAAATGCCGTTTTATCCTGCCGACCGTGACGCGCCGGGAGCAGCAGGTGCGCGCGGAAATCGCCGACTGGCCGGTGAAGCCCGCGCTTTTCGTCGGCGACGAGGCCAAATGGGAGGCGTTCGCGATGGCCGATGCCGCCGTTGCCGCCTCGGGCACGGTGGTGCTGGAACTGGCGCTTTCCGGCATTCCCGCGGTGTCAGCCTACAAGGCGGATTTCATCGGCCGTTTCATGCTGAAGAAGATCACCATCTGGTCGGCATCGCTGCCGAACCTGATCGCCGATGCGCCGCTGGTGCCGGAATATTTCAACGATACGATCCGCGCCGGCGCGCTGGCGCGCTGGATGGAACTGCTGACCAGGGACAGTTTGCAGAGGCGCGGCATGATCGAGGGGTTCGAGCGGGTGATGGCGCTGATGCAGACCGAAATCCCCCCCGGAAAACACGCGGCGACCATCGTTCTCGATGTGCTGGCGGAGAAAGGCGCTTCGTAG
- a CDS encoding LpxI family protein, translating into MNSAAVSEKEPIAIIAGNGLLPYYVALAAREAGHAPFIVQLRGQAGNDWSGFEHIEADLGGFRPVVTALRKRRIGKIVLSGGVNGRPELLSLRPTLSVLTSIPSILAKLRSGGDDKVLRMVIGLFEKHGFEVVAAQSIAGELLAEAGALGRHGPDRQAHDDIAAAARAARTIGAMDIGQGAVSVGGRVVALEGAEGTDQMLQRVAALRQSSRISARHRGVLVKVCKPQQDLRADLPSIGANTVRLAAAAGLAGIAVEAGRSLVLDREETLKAADAAGLFVYGLEPDCRS; encoded by the coding sequence GTGAATTCGGCGGCGGTTTCCGAAAAGGAACCGATCGCGATCATCGCGGGCAACGGCCTCTTGCCTTATTATGTGGCCCTGGCGGCACGGGAAGCGGGACACGCCCCCTTCATCGTCCAACTGCGCGGACAGGCCGGTAACGACTGGTCGGGTTTCGAGCATATCGAGGCCGATCTTGGCGGTTTCCGGCCGGTCGTGACGGCGCTGCGCAAACGCCGCATCGGCAAGATCGTCCTTTCCGGCGGGGTCAATGGTCGCCCCGAACTGCTGAGCCTGCGTCCCACGCTTTCGGTTCTCACATCGATCCCGTCGATCCTCGCGAAATTGCGCAGTGGCGGGGACGACAAGGTTTTGCGCATGGTGATCGGGCTTTTCGAAAAACACGGTTTCGAGGTGGTGGCGGCGCAATCGATCGCGGGCGAGTTGCTGGCGGAGGCCGGCGCGCTCGGCCGGCACGGGCCCGATCGCCAGGCCCATGACGATATCGCGGCGGCCGCCCGCGCCGCGCGGACGATCGGCGCCATGGATATCGGGCAGGGCGCCGTCAGCGTCGGCGGCCGCGTTGTGGCGCTGGAAGGCGCGGAAGGCACCGACCAGATGCTGCAACGGGTGGCGGCGCTGCGACAGTCCAGCCGCATCAGCGCCCGGCATCGCGGCGTTCTCGTGAAAGTGTGCAAGCCGCAGCAGGATCTGCGCGCCGATCTTCCCTCGATCGGCGCAAACACGGTGCGGCTGGCGGCGGCGGCGGGGCTTGCCGGGATTGCGGTGGAGGCCGGGCGATCGCTTGTGCTTGACCGCGAGGAGACGCTGAAGGCAGCCGATGCGGCCGGGCTGTTCGTCTATGGGCTGGAGCCTGACTGCCGATCATAA
- the lpxA gene encoding acyl-ACP--UDP-N-acetylglucosamine O-acyltransferase, with the protein MTSIASSARIDPKAVVEDGAIIGENAIIGPLSYVGPNVVLGDGVVLMHHASVEGATRLGAGCQVFPMAVIGGAPQSVRHDASETRLEVGSHCIFREGVTINTGSSHGGGVTVVGDNNLFLANSHVGHDCRIGNDVILSNNVMIGGHAVVHDRVILSGGAAIHQFVQIGRQAFVGGLAGVVNDVIPYAMIVDNPAMMGGLNVVGMQRAGIERDEIHLVRKAYKAVFSSGLVLENAAAARAEFGGRSEAVDEMLRFILERDAERSLTTPGSRRRKGAA; encoded by the coding sequence ATGACCAGCATTGCCAGCTCCGCCCGGATCGACCCGAAAGCGGTCGTAGAGGATGGGGCCATCATCGGTGAGAATGCCATCATAGGACCGTTGTCCTATGTCGGGCCGAATGTCGTGCTCGGCGATGGCGTCGTGCTGATGCATCACGCCAGCGTCGAGGGCGCCACCCGGCTTGGCGCCGGCTGTCAGGTATTTCCGATGGCCGTGATCGGCGGAGCGCCGCAGAGCGTACGCCACGATGCCAGCGAAACCCGGCTCGAAGTCGGGAGCCATTGTATTTTCCGCGAAGGCGTCACGATCAACACCGGTTCGTCGCATGGCGGCGGCGTGACGGTCGTCGGCGACAATAACCTGTTTCTGGCCAATTCCCATGTCGGCCATGACTGCCGGATCGGCAATGACGTCATTTTATCGAACAATGTGATGATCGGCGGCCATGCCGTGGTGCATGACCGGGTAATCCTCAGCGGCGGCGCGGCGATCCACCAGTTTGTCCAGATCGGGCGGCAGGCCTTTGTCGGCGGGCTCGCCGGCGTGGTCAATGATGTCATCCCCTACGCCATGATTGTCGATAATCCGGCGATGATGGGCGGGCTCAATGTGGTTGGCATGCAGCGCGCCGGGATCGAACGGGATGAAATTCATCTTGTCCGCAAAGCCTACAAGGCTGTGTTCTCCTCCGGTCTCGTCCTTGAAAACGCCGCGGCGGCCCGGGCGGAATTCGGCGGCAGGAGCGAAGCTGTCGATGAGATGCTCCGCTTCATACTCGAACGCGATGCCGAGCGCTCGCTGACGACGCCGGGATCCAGGCGGCGCAAGGGCGCGGCGTGA
- the fabZ gene encoding 3-hydroxyacyl-ACP dehydratase FabZ, which yields MELLEIMKFLPHRYPFLLVDRIVEINGDDSAVGVKNVTANEPHFVGHFPTMPIMPGVLLVEGMAQTAGAICARKANEVDNLVYFMTIDNARFRKPVVPGDQVRYKVNKHKQRRRVWKFHCEALVDGQLVAEADIGAMMVRKDEE from the coding sequence ATGGAACTTCTGGAGATCATGAAGTTCCTCCCGCATCGCTATCCTTTTCTTCTGGTCGACCGGATAGTCGAGATCAATGGCGACGACAGCGCGGTCGGCGTCAAGAATGTGACGGCGAACGAGCCGCATTTTGTCGGCCATTTTCCGACGATGCCGATCATGCCGGGCGTTCTTCTTGTCGAGGGCATGGCCCAGACAGCCGGTGCGATCTGCGCGCGCAAGGCCAACGAGGTCGACAATCTGGTGTATTTCATGACGATCGACAACGCCCGGTTTCGCAAACCTGTGGTGCCGGGCGATCAGGTGCGCTACAAGGTCAACAAGCATAAGCAGCGTCGTCGGGTCTGGAAATTTCACTGCGAGGCGCTTGTCGACGGTCAGCTCGTCGCCGAAGCCGATATCGGCGCCATGATGGTGCGCAAGGATGAAGAATGA
- the lpxD gene encoding UDP-3-O-(3-hydroxymyristoyl)glucosamine N-acyltransferase codes for MDQNQFFGARQAIPLGELAGSIGAILSQATAGDRLVESIAPISRAGPSDICYIQSKSSADYLKTCRAAAIICPKALTSLLPDGLTALVSDNPQLAFARASALLYPAAMRPQSLVGEGEISPQASVDGTALLESGVEVSPFAVIGARAQIGAGTRILSGAVIGADVRIGRNATIGAHVSITNAFIGNNVIIHTGVRIGQDGFGYAAGPTGMVKLPQVGRVIIQDDVEIGANTTIDRGAMDDTVIGEGTKIDNLVQIGHNVQIGRHCGIVSQVGIAGSVKIGDGVMIGGQAGVNGHLDIGNGVRIAARSGVLASLPAGSSVGGIPARPLRAYLRELAELNSRSEPGRDEGGG; via the coding sequence ATGGATCAGAACCAGTTTTTCGGCGCACGGCAGGCTATCCCCTTGGGTGAGCTTGCCGGCAGCATCGGTGCCATCCTGTCGCAGGCCACGGCGGGCGATCGCTTGGTGGAGTCGATCGCGCCGATCTCCCGTGCGGGCCCGAGCGACATTTGCTACATTCAATCCAAGAGCTCGGCCGATTATCTGAAGACCTGCCGCGCCGCCGCGATCATATGTCCTAAGGCATTGACGTCGCTTCTGCCGGATGGACTGACAGCGCTTGTCTCCGACAATCCGCAGCTTGCCTTCGCCCGCGCCTCGGCGCTGCTGTATCCTGCGGCAATGCGCCCGCAATCCCTTGTCGGGGAGGGCGAGATTTCGCCACAGGCTTCGGTGGACGGGACGGCCTTGCTCGAATCGGGCGTCGAAGTGTCGCCATTCGCGGTCATCGGCGCGCGCGCGCAGATTGGCGCGGGAACCCGGATCCTGAGCGGGGCGGTCATCGGGGCCGATGTCAGGATCGGACGGAACGCGACCATCGGTGCGCATGTCAGCATCACCAATGCGTTCATAGGCAACAATGTCATCATCCATACGGGTGTGCGGATCGGGCAGGATGGCTTTGGCTATGCGGCCGGCCCCACCGGCATGGTGAAGCTGCCGCAGGTTGGCCGGGTGATCATTCAGGACGATGTCGAGATCGGCGCCAACACCACGATCGACCGCGGAGCGATGGACGATACGGTGATCGGCGAGGGTACCAAGATCGATAATCTGGTTCAGATCGGCCACAATGTGCAGATCGGCCGTCACTGCGGCATCGTCAGCCAGGTCGGGATCGCGGGCAGCGTCAAGATCGGCGATGGCGTCATGATCGGCGGGCAGGCGGGCGTCAATGGCCATCTCGATATCGGCAATGGCGTGCGGATCGCGGCCCGCAGCGGCGTTCTCGCGTCGCTGCCGGCGGGCTCGAGCGTGGGGGGCATCCCGGCAAGACCATTGCGCGCCTATCTTCGGGAACTTGCAGAATTGAACAGTCGATCTGAACCGGGGCGAGATGAGGGGGGTGGCTGA
- the bamA gene encoding outer membrane protein assembly factor BamA, whose protein sequence is MAGSGFLNTVSGAALSFAVAVSGGVVAAVAVPAGAYAAVVSNIAVNGAGQAGSEAIKSKLSIKPGQSFTDADINQSIRNLYSSGYFSDVKISVSGSTLVVNVTENQLINQVVFNGNRKVSDKKLEGVVQLHSLGPYNEAQAQLDIQHIKDAYASIGRSDVEVTIQTATVQDNRINVAFVVDEGGRTKTRKINFEGNNTFGDSRLASVILTKRSTPLSFLTRKDIYNPDKLRQDERLLREFYNNHGYPDYRLLSTDVTYDETDNSYSITFNISEGDRYKFGDIGVETTVDGVDISNLKGDIKTRTGKVYDADDIQKTSESIAASVSSQGYPFAQVNPRGNRSFTDDTFSVNYEIDQGMKAYIERIDIVGNTRTRDYVIRREFDLSEGDAYNREMIARTKRRLEALGYFSTVEIKTLPGSAPDRVVLEVDVVDEPTGSFSIGAGYDAEGDSLVLELSVEERNFLGRGQYIRASAGLGNDDSQIYNFSFTEPFFLGYRLAAGFDIYRASSSTQEYYNYAETAGTIRLTAPLTDNLYSTVRYSYQQFEYDGRGDWQNLNNVSQVYQDLINGSPWVVSSLQQSFNFSSVDNRQMPREGVLAALNNTVAGLGGDSHYYKLDGKARWYQMISDQADIIGSLTARGGFVTPFDDNLNVFDQFTIGGQQIRGFKQNGIGPRTVGTNDALGSQYYATLSAETNFPLPGMPEDINLRGAAYVDAGSAWGNAVEVTGTQIEGTDFSIRASAGIGLIWNSPFGDLRFDYAIPFAKEDFDETQRFRFGIANTF, encoded by the coding sequence ATGGCCGGTTCAGGATTTTTGAACACAGTTTCAGGTGCGGCGCTTTCGTTTGCGGTCGCCGTTTCCGGGGGAGTGGTCGCCGCCGTTGCTGTGCCTGCAGGTGCATATGCCGCTGTTGTCAGCAACATCGCGGTCAACGGGGCCGGTCAGGCCGGCTCCGAGGCGATCAAGTCGAAGCTGTCGATCAAGCCCGGTCAAAGTTTCACCGATGCCGATATCAACCAGTCGATCCGCAATCTCTACAGTTCGGGCTATTTTTCCGACGTGAAGATTTCGGTTTCCGGTTCGACGCTGGTCGTGAACGTCACTGAAAACCAGCTCATCAACCAGGTCGTGTTCAACGGCAACCGCAAGGTTTCCGACAAGAAGCTTGAAGGCGTCGTGCAGCTCCATTCGCTCGGTCCGTATAACGAGGCTCAGGCGCAGCTTGATATCCAGCATATCAAGGATGCCTACGCCTCGATCGGCCGTTCCGATGTCGAGGTCACGATCCAGACGGCGACCGTTCAGGACAATCGCATCAATGTTGCCTTTGTCGTCGATGAAGGTGGCCGCACCAAGACCAGGAAGATCAATTTCGAAGGCAATAACACCTTCGGCGACTCGCGTCTGGCATCGGTCATCCTGACAAAGCGTTCGACGCCGCTGTCGTTCCTGACGCGCAAGGATATCTACAATCCGGACAAGCTGCGGCAGGACGAGCGGCTGCTGCGTGAATTCTACAACAATCACGGCTATCCGGACTATCGCCTGCTTTCGACCGATGTCACCTATGACGAGACCGACAATTCCTATTCGATCACCTTCAATATCTCGGAGGGCGATCGTTACAAGTTCGGCGATATCGGCGTCGAGACCACGGTCGATGGCGTCGATATCTCCAACCTGAAGGGCGATATCAAGACCAGGACCGGCAAGGTTTACGATGCCGACGACATTCAGAAGACGTCGGAATCGATTGCCGCTTCGGTCTCGTCTCAGGGTTACCCCTTCGCGCAGGTCAATCCGCGCGGCAATCGCAGCTTCACCGATGATACCTTCTCGGTGAATTACGAGATCGATCAGGGCATGAAGGCGTATATCGAGCGTATCGATATCGTCGGAAACACCCGCACCCGCGACTATGTCATCCGCCGCGAATTCGATCTGTCCGAAGGTGACGCCTATAACCGCGAGATGATCGCGCGCACCAAGCGTCGCCTTGAAGCGCTCGGCTATTTCAGCACGGTCGAGATCAAGACCCTGCCGGGCAGCGCGCCCGACCGCGTCGTTCTCGAGGTCGATGTGGTGGATGAGCCCACCGGTTCGTTCTCGATCGGCGCCGGTTACGACGCTGAAGGCGATTCGCTGGTTCTGGAACTTTCGGTCGAGGAACGCAACTTCCTCGGTCGCGGCCAGTATATCCGGGCGTCCGCCGGTCTCGGCAATGACGACTCGCAGATTTACAACTTCAGCTTCACCGAACCCTTCTTCCTGGGCTATCGTCTGGCCGCCGGTTTCGATATCTATCGCGCATCGTCTTCGACGCAGGAATACTACAATTATGCCGAGACCGCGGGCACTATCCGCCTGACCGCGCCTTTGACCGACAATCTCTATTCGACGGTGAGATATAGTTACCAGCAGTTCGAATATGACGGCCGTGGCGACTGGCAGAACCTGAACAATGTTTCGCAGGTTTATCAGGACCTGATCAATGGCAGCCCGTGGGTGGTGTCGTCGCTGCAGCAGTCCTTCAACTTCTCGTCCGTCGATAACCGGCAGATGCCGCGCGAGGGCGTTCTGGCTGCCCTGAACAACACGGTAGCCGGTCTTGGCGGCGATTCGCATTACTACAAGCTGGACGGCAAGGCCCGCTGGTATCAGATGATCTCCGATCAGGCCGATATCATCGGCTCGCTGACGGCGCGCGGCGGTTTCGTGACCCCGTTCGACGACAATCTGAACGTCTTCGACCAGTTCACGATCGGCGGCCAGCAGATTCGCGGCTTCAAGCAGAACGGTATCGGTCCGCGCACCGTGGGGACCAACGACGCACTCGGTTCACAGTACTACGCCACGCTTTCGGCAGAGACCAACTTCCCGTTGCCGGGTATGCCGGAGGATATCAATCTTCGCGGCGCGGCCTATGTTGACGCCGGGTCGGCCTGGGGTAACGCCGTGGAAGTCACCGGGACTCAGATCGAGGGCACCGATTTCTCGATCCGCGCCTCGGCGGGTATTGGTCTGATCTGGAATTCGCCCTTCGGCGATCTGCGGTTCGATTATGCGATTCCGTTCGCGAAGGAAGATTTCGACGAAACCCAACGTTTCCGTTTCGGTATTGCCAACACGTTCTGA